From Woronichinia naegeliana WA131, the proteins below share one genomic window:
- a CDS encoding pentapeptide repeat-containing protein, whose protein sequence is MNVNELLRAYEKGDRRFPQQNLQGIDLSRVMLIAVDLAKSNLMGANLSRAFLTKSNLTGASLNWADLTYAKLNQAILAMADLTKANLSGAFLVKACLPKTKLSGSNLSHSNLRAANLQQANLCGANLFRVNLREANLQSVNFAWANLQEARLSCAHLSGVNFFEANLRQAFLREVDLQGANLEKLDLTGAKLSNSNLQGVNLRGANLQGANLRHVDLRGANLSEANLTEANLEGANLMDTNLEGTILRNTNVNEAIFKPKLESHSNQMSEDNLSPFSLSRGNLGSFLPSFAI, encoded by the coding sequence ATGAACGTCAATGAACTACTTCGTGCCTATGAGAAAGGCGATCGCCGATTTCCCCAACAGAATTTGCAAGGCATAGATCTCTCAAGAGTGATGTTGATCGCGGTGGATCTGGCGAAATCCAACTTGATGGGAGCGAATCTCAGTCGTGCTTTTTTAACCAAGTCCAATTTAACGGGGGCAAGTTTGAATTGGGCTGATTTAACCTATGCCAAGCTCAATCAAGCAATTTTGGCAATGGCTGATTTAACCAAGGCTAATTTGAGTGGTGCTTTCTTAGTTAAGGCCTGCCTGCCTAAGACAAAGCTGTCTGGCTCGAATCTCTCTCATAGCAATCTACGAGCGGCCAATTTACAACAGGCGAATCTCTGCGGAGCCAATCTCTTTCGGGTAAATCTGCGGGAAGCTAATTTACAGTCGGTGAATTTTGCCTGGGCTAATTTGCAGGAAGCCCGCTTAAGCTGTGCCCATTTAAGTGGAGTTAATTTTTTTGAAGCTAACTTGCGTCAAGCCTTTCTTCGAGAAGTGGATTTACAGGGAGCTAACTTAGAAAAACTGGATTTAACAGGGGCGAAACTGAGCAATAGTAATTTACAAGGAGTTAATCTACGGGGAGCTAATTTACAGGGGGCTAATTTACGTCACGTCGATCTCAGGGGAGCCAATTTAAGTGAGGCGAATCTAACCGAGGCGAATTTGGAAGGGGCCAATTTAATGGACACGAATCTAGAGGGAACCATTTTACGCAACACCAATGTCAATGAGGCGATTTTCAAGCCAAAGCTAGAAAGCCATTCCAACCAAATGTCAGAGGATAATCTTTCGCCGTTTAGTTTATCTAGGGGAAATTTGGGAAGTTTTTTGCCTAGCTTTGCGATTTAG